The stretch of DNA GGGGTCGGGCTGATGCGCCGCACAGGCTGTGATGAAAAGAAACAGCAGGGCTATAGCGGCGCGCGTCACGGTTTTTGCGGTCATGCGTTCCTCCTTGCGCTCGGTTATTATGAAGCGTGAAATTTCGGTAAGGCGTAAGACAAAGGTAAAAAATCTCGGGGCTGTTTGCAAAAAAAGTTTGTCACACTTAAGGTTGCGAATTCGCCCTGCCGACAAGGCGCGCGACTGAGGTATAGCCAGCTATTCCGCAAGGAGCGCAACACAGTCGGCAGGGATGAAGACGCGACCGTTTGTAAAAATTTTTTTGCAAACAGCCCCTAATGGAAGATTGACTTACATAGCACGAACAAAGAACCCGTACAACAGGAAAAAGCATGTTTATCGATCAGCGGCGCGCGGGTTTTTTACCGAGTCCCGCCTGCCAGGCGTCCAGAAAGATTTCGGCCTCCTCCACTGTTTCCACCGTCCGGGACGGAAAGTCGGTTTCCCTGGCCCTCCGCTCCACCTGCATTTTCACAACTGCGGAATTTACCACCCTCGCGCTCATGCCCATGCCCTTTCTGATGAGTATCTCCTGGGCCTTGGTGATCAACTGGGCGTCGTCCTGCCTTACCGGGAGGAATGCGGAAAAATCAGTCAGAACGGTGAAGCCGGGAGTGAGTTTTGAAAGCTCTTTCTTAAGATTTTCCATCACGCTCAGCTCGTCGCAGTCGTTTTTTTGGCCGAGCGTGACGTAGAGCCTGTTTTTGCCGGAATCGGCCTCGATGCGGTACATGTCTGCCTCCGGTTGATTGAAGCCCCCCTCATGACAGCCGGTTGCGGAAATCCTCGTACGAAAAACGGCGCACCACAGAAAGCGCGCCGGAAGCATGTTTCAACACGATTGACGGCAGGCGGATGCCGTTGAAGGTGTTGTTCTTGACCATGGAATAAATGGCCATGTCGGTGAAAACCAGCCTGTCCCCGATCTTGAGCCTTTCGGGAAAGGAGTAGTCGCCTATCACGTCTCCCGCAAGGCAGGTCATGCCCGCAAGGCGATAGGTGAAAGGGAACTCCCCGTCAAGGCCCGCTCCGACTATGCAGGGCCGGTAGGGCATTTCAAGGACATCCGGCATGTGGGCGGCGGCGGAGGTGTCAAGGACCGCGATTTTTTTGCCGTTGTCCACGATATCCAGTACGCCCGCCACCAGAAAGCCCGCGTTCAAGGCCACGGCCTCCCCCGGCTCCAGGTAGATTTGAAGATGCGGATGCCGCAGGGAGAATCCGCCGAGAACCCGGTACAGCCGGTCGATATCGTAGCCGGGGCGGGTTATGTGGTGCCCGCCGCCCAAGTTGACCCACTTCATGCCGGGCAGAAATTCCCCGAATTTCTCCTCGAAGGCGTCAAGGGTCCGTTCCAGGGAATCGGCATCAAGTTCGCAAAGGGTGTGGAAATGAAGCCCGTCGATTTCGTCCAGCAAATCGGCCCTGAAATTGGCCCTTGTGACCCCAAGCCTTGAAAACGGCCCGCATGGGTCATAGATGGCGGTCTTGACCTCGCTGTGCTCGGGATTGACCCTCATTCCGCAAGAGACCCTGCCCACGGCCCTTTCCCTGAACCGCTCCCACTGGGAAAAAGAGTTGAACACCACGTGGCCGCAGTACGACAAAAGCTCCTCGAATTCCTCTTCCTTAAAGGCCGGGGCCCCTGCGTGGACCTCGCCCGAAAACTCCTCCCTCCCCAGCCGCGCCTCATCCAGGCCGCTTGCGCAGACCCCCGCAAGATACCGGCTTATAAGCGGAAAGACGCAGAAGGCCGAGAAGCACTTTAAGGCCAGGAGAATCTTCGCCCCGGTCCTTTGGCTCACCTCGGACAGAATTTTCAGGTTGGCCTCCATAAGCCCCTCGTCGATGACGTAGGAGGGGCTGGGGACTTCATTTATCCAGTCAAACCCTTTCATTCCGGGAAGGTTTCCGTCCAGGGGAGGCCGTGGCGGTTCAACCTTTCCATGAAAGGCGCGGGATCAAACTCCTCAACGTTGAAAACTCCCTTGCCCCTCCACTGGCCGGTGAGCATCATAAGCGCCCCTATCATGGCCGGAACGCCCGTGGTGTAGCTGATGGCCTGGGCCCCCACCTCCCGGAAGCATTCCGCGTGGTCGCACACGTTATAGATGTAGTATTTTTTTGGCTTGCCGTCTTTCACGCCCTCAATCAGGCAGCCTATGTTGGTCTTGCCCTGGTAGCCGTCGGCAAGGGAAGACGGGTCGGGAAGAAGGGCCTTCAGAAACTGGAGCGGAATGATGTCCACGCCGTTGTATCTTACCGGGTCGATGCGGGTCATGCCAACGTTTTCCAGGACCCTTAAGTGCGTGAGGTAGTTTTCCGAAAAGGTCATCCAGAAGCGCATCCGTTTCACCTCGGGGATGTTGACGGCCAGCGACTCCATCTCCTCGTGGTACATGAGATACATTTCCTTCGGGCCGATTTCCGGGAAATCGAAGGGCTTGTGGACCGAAAGGGGCGGGGTCTCGATCCACTTGCCGCCTTCGTAGTATTTCCCGTTGGCCGTCACCTCGCGGATATTGATTTCCGGGTTGAAGTTGGTGGCAAAGGGGTGTCCGTGGTCGCCCGCGTTGCAGTCCATTATGTCTATGGTGTCGATGCGGTCGAAGTGGTTAATCTTTGCGTGGGCGCAGAAAACGTTGGTGACCCCCGGGTCGAAGCCGCAGCCCAGAAGCGCCATCAGGCCGCGGTCCCGGAAGCGCTCGCGGTAGTCCCACTGCCACTTGTAGCAGAACTTGGCCTCGTCCTTGGGCTCGTAGTTGGCGGTGTCCATGTAGTCGATGCCCGTTTCCAGGCAGGCGTCCATGATGGTGAGGTCCTGGTAGGGAAGGGCGACGTTCAGCACCAGATCGGGCTTTTCGGCCTTCAAAAGCGCCACCAGTTCCGGGACGTTATCGGCGTCGACCTGTGCGGTCTTTACCGGGCGCGGGGTTGATGCCGCGATTTTGTCGCATTTTTCCAGCGTTCTGGAAGCCAGCGTTATCTCGGAAAAAACTTCGGGAACCTGAGCGCATTTTTTGACAACAACGCTTCCGACGCCACCGGCCCCGATGACGAGAACTTTTTTCATCAGCAAATCTCCCATGGAAATGGCTTGTTTCGGGTCTATAAAAAATAAGTATAATGCCGAACCGGAAAGTATGCAATTACATTTCAAAGCCGCCGCCCAAGGCAAACAAACCCTGGCCGAAAAGGGTGGGGCGAAGGCTCGCGGCGAATGGTGAGGCGAAAACGTCTTATGGACGCTTAAAAAGATGGTTCAAAACAGAGCGGATATTTTATCGAACCGAAAAATTGGCCACTTGCGAGTATTGTTCAAATTAAAGGTTTGTGATAGCATTCATAAATTATGCTTTGATCGGGCTTTTGCGCCAATCGGGATCGAAAGGAAATACCCATGCCGGTAAAGATATGCCGTGGAGCGTCTTCGCTTATCCTATGGCTTTCCGTAACGGTTTTTCTTGCAGCCTGCCTGCCCGCAAGCCTTATGGCGGGCGATCTGGAGGACGGGCTCGGCTACATGGTCAAGGACTTCGAGCGCCACATAGGCAAGGTTCCGGTCGGCCAGAAATATTCCGTTGTCGTAAGATTCTTCAACACCGAGGAGAACAGGCAGCCGGCCCGCATCTGCTCCAGGATAGAGGCCATCATGATCTATCACTTGGTGGAGCGCTTCGCGGGCCGCGACATGATAGAGGTGCTGGACAGGGCCAGGGTGGAGGCGGCTGACGCGGAAATCGCCTTCCAGGCCGACCCCCTTAGGGGCGGAGCCGGGGAATGGGCGAAAAAATTCGGCCAGAAAAAGGGCGCGGGCTTCCTGATTACCGGAACCACCGCATTCATGAGCCGGGACTTCGAAGTATCCGCAAGCATGATAGACATAGTGAGCGGAGCAGTCGTGGCCAGCTCGCGCACGAAAATTCCGCTAAGCTCCATCGATCCCATTCTTCTGGCCGATTATCCGGGGCGTCCGGTCACGACCACCACCACCACTTATCCGACCACCACGTCCACCACCACCTATCGCGCTTATACGCCGCCCTACGTCGAGCCGCGTTCGTCCTATGTCGCCGGAGCGACCTATTCCCGCATCGACCAGGCCCAGTTGGAGGCCCTTCTCAGGAAGGCCGGTTACGAGCCCGTCGTGGTCAAGGACAGGACCCTTAGGGTGGACATGGACGGCATAAAGGTCCTGTTCTTCACCTCCGAAAACCAGATCAACCTCCAGGCCTACGCCGGTTTCAGCGGCGGGGGCGTCAGCCTGGAAACCATCAACGAATGGAACAAGAACAAGCGTTTCTCCCACGCCTACCTGGACAAGGACAATGACCCGGCCATCGAGCTTGACCTGGACCTGGACGGCGGCTGGGTTACAGAGGAACATCTCATGAGTTTTTTCAGGCTTACGAGACTTTCCGTCACCAAGTTCAAGGCGCATATCTGGCCTTAGGGGTCTCTTCAGAATGTCGGCCCGCAAGGGAGACTGCCAACAACAAAGGGAGAAAAAACATGAAACGAATTGCCGCCGTGATGGTCATCGCCTTGTGTTTGGCAGGTTTTTCGGGTTTTCCCGCCTTTGCGGAAGACGGCGAGGCCATGACCAGCATTAACGCCGGAGTGCTTCAGGGCATAATAACCGAAGCGGGTTACAGCGCCGAACAGCAGAAGGAAAACGTGCTGAAGGTAAAAATGGGCGAGGTCACTGTGCTCTTCTTCGTCTCGGACAACTTGCAGAGCATCCAGGCCTACGCCGGTTTCAAGGGCGGGGACGCGTCCCTCAAGAACATCAACGAGTGGAACAAGAACAAACGCTACTCAAGGGCCTACAAGGATAACGACGGCGACGCCGTGGTGGAACTGGACCTCGATCTGGAAGGAGGCGTTTCCAGAAGCCGGATCGTAAATTTCATCCAGACCGTGGCCCTTTCCGCAAAGGTTTTCAGGGAGCACATTTTCGGCGCCAATTAGGCTCCGCAGCCCGATGATTTGCGTTCGGCCCTGAAACAGAAACGCCCCCGCGAAGAATATCTCTTCCGGGGGCGTTCCTGCTTTTATTTCCGGGCGTTCAGGCTTTTGAAAGAAGGTCGTCGAAATATTCCACCGTGCGGGAAAGGCCCTCGTCAAGGCCCACCTTAGGTTCCCAATTCAGAAGGCTCTTGGCGAGGCTTATGTCGGGCTTTCTCTGCCTTGGGTCGTCAACGGGAAGAGGCTCGAACAGAATCTCGGATTTTGATCCCACCATTGCCCTGATTTTTTCCGCAAGCTCCAGGATGGTGAATTCCCCCGGATTTCCAAGATTCACCGGGCCGGTCACGGAATCTCCGGTGTTCATGAGCGCAATGAAGGCTTTTATGAGATCATCCACGTAGCAAAAGCTGCGGGTCTGGCTGCCGTCGCCGTAAACGGTGATGGGCTGGTTTTTGAGGGCAGCCACGATGAAGTTGGAGACCACCCTGCCGTCGTTTTCGTGCATCCTTGGGCCGTAGGTGTTGAAGATGCGCGCCACCTTTATTCTTATGCCGTGCTGGCGGCGGTAATCGAAGAACAGGGTTTCGGCGCAGCGCTTGCCCTCGTCGTAGCAGGAGCGCGGGCCTATGGGGTTGACGTTGCCCCAGTAGGATTCCGGCTGGGGATGCACGAAGGGGTCGCCATAGACCTCGCTGGTGGATGCCTGGAAGATTTTCGCGCCCACGCGCCTGGCAAGCCCCAGTACATTGATGGAGCCGTGAACGTTCACCTTGGTGGTGGAGACCGGGTCGTTCTGGTAATGCACCGGCGAGGCCGGGCAGGCCAGGTTGTAGATTTCATCGGCCTGGGCGTAAAGAGGAAACGTGATGTCGTGGCGCAGAAGCTCGAAATCGGGGTTCCCCAGAAGATGGGCGATGTTCCGGCGGCTCCCGGTGTAGAAATTATCAACGCACAGGACCTCGCAGCCGGCCTCCATCAGGCGGTCGCAAAGGTGCGACCCAAGAAAACCCGCCCCGCCGGTCACCAGCACCCTTTTCTTGTTCGGCACTTTATAGCCTTTCGGTATGTGACGTCAGCCGGTCTTTACGTTTCGTGACCCAGGCCTTATCATAAATGAAGGCGGATTAACAATATCCCGTCTTCAGCCGCCGATTTGAAAGGAGTATCCAATGAAGAGGATGTCGCTGATACCGGCCCTGCTGGCGCTTTCGTTGATCGCCACGGGCTGCGCCGGGGCTTTTAAGGACTACGGGCAGGTGAGGGCCAGCCGTGAGGCGACGGACATGTTCGAGGGCGGGCGGCTTCCGGCTGACCACCGCTATTACTACGTCGGCCCCGGTTCCGAACCCGACGCCATTATCGGCATAGCGCCCGGCTACACCCTTA from Deltaproteobacteria bacterium encodes:
- the nspC gene encoding carboxynorspermidine decarboxylase, giving the protein MKGFDWINEVPSPSYVIDEGLMEANLKILSEVSQRTGAKILLALKCFSAFCVFPLISRYLAGVCASGLDEARLGREEFSGEVHAGAPAFKEEEFEELLSYCGHVVFNSFSQWERFRERAVGRVSCGMRVNPEHSEVKTAIYDPCGPFSRLGVTRANFRADLLDEIDGLHFHTLCELDADSLERTLDAFEEKFGEFLPGMKWVNLGGGHHITRPGYDIDRLYRVLGGFSLRHPHLQIYLEPGEAVALNAGFLVAGVLDIVDNGKKIAVLDTSAAAHMPDVLEMPYRPCIVGAGLDGEFPFTYRLAGMTCLAGDVIGDYSFPERLKIGDRLVFTDMAIYSMVKNNTFNGIRLPSIVLKHASGALSVVRRFSYEDFRNRLS
- a CDS encoding saccharopine dehydrogenase family protein yields the protein MKKVLVIGAGGVGSVVVKKCAQVPEVFSEITLASRTLEKCDKIAASTPRPVKTAQVDADNVPELVALLKAEKPDLVLNVALPYQDLTIMDACLETGIDYMDTANYEPKDEAKFCYKWQWDYRERFRDRGLMALLGCGFDPGVTNVFCAHAKINHFDRIDTIDIMDCNAGDHGHPFATNFNPEINIREVTANGKYYEGGKWIETPPLSVHKPFDFPEIGPKEMYLMYHEEMESLAVNIPEVKRMRFWMTFSENYLTHLRVLENVGMTRIDPVRYNGVDIIPLQFLKALLPDPSSLADGYQGKTNIGCLIEGVKDGKPKKYYIYNVCDHAECFREVGAQAISYTTGVPAMIGALMMLTGQWRGKGVFNVEEFDPAPFMERLNRHGLPWTETFPE
- a CDS encoding YbjN domain-containing protein, with the protein product MPVKICRGASSLILWLSVTVFLAACLPASLMAGDLEDGLGYMVKDFERHIGKVPVGQKYSVVVRFFNTEENRQPARICSRIEAIMIYHLVERFAGRDMIEVLDRARVEAADAEIAFQADPLRGGAGEWAKKFGQKKGAGFLITGTTAFMSRDFEVSASMIDIVSGAVVASSRTKIPLSSIDPILLADYPGRPVTTTTTTYPTTTSTTTYRAYTPPYVEPRSSYVAGATYSRIDQAQLEALLRKAGYEPVVVKDRTLRVDMDGIKVLFFTSENQINLQAYAGFSGGGVSLETINEWNKNKRFSHAYLDKDNDPAIELDLDLDGGWVTEEHLMSFFRLTRLSVTKFKAHIWP
- a CDS encoding YbjN domain-containing protein, whose amino-acid sequence is MKRIAAVMVIALCLAGFSGFPAFAEDGEAMTSINAGVLQGIITEAGYSAEQQKENVLKVKMGEVTVLFFVSDNLQSIQAYAGFKGGDASLKNINEWNKNKRYSRAYKDNDGDAVVELDLDLEGGVSRSRIVNFIQTVALSAKVFREHIFGAN
- a CDS encoding SDR family oxidoreductase; protein product: MPNKKRVLVTGGAGFLGSHLCDRLMEAGCEVLCVDNFYTGSRRNIAHLLGNPDFELLRHDITFPLYAQADEIYNLACPASPVHYQNDPVSTTKVNVHGSINVLGLARRVGAKIFQASTSEVYGDPFVHPQPESYWGNVNPIGPRSCYDEGKRCAETLFFDYRRQHGIRIKVARIFNTYGPRMHENDGRVVSNFIVAALKNQPITVYGDGSQTRSFCYVDDLIKAFIALMNTGDSVTGPVNLGNPGEFTILELAEKIRAMVGSKSEILFEPLPVDDPRQRKPDISLAKSLLNWEPKVGLDEGLSRTVEYFDDLLSKA